A part of Leptospira wolffii serovar Khorat str. Khorat-H2 genomic DNA contains:
- a CDS encoding acetyl-CoA C-acetyltransferase — MSNAYVIDAVRTPRGKGKKRGTLASVHPQELSASTLKAIQERNGLKPEVVEEVVLGCVSQVDDQAACIARYAVMAAQWPNSVPGYTVNRFCGSGLQAVNNIANHVQSGAMAVGLGGGVESMSRVKMGADLGDRDFNIGNPNIQKHYNLVPQGISADLIATKYNISREEADKFAESSQLKADKAIKEGVFKKSIIPIKLEDGSVVDTDENPRIESDYAFLSGLGAVFKTVGEKELDAIALRSYPEVGKINHIHTLGNSSGIVDGAASVLIANDEGVKKFGLKPRAKILATVATGEDPTIMLTGPVSASKKALQAAGLKVEDIDLWEINEAFASVVLYTQKSLGIPMEKINVNGGAIALGHPLGATGAILLGTALDELERRNKRYALMTLCIGGGMGIATIIERI, encoded by the coding sequence ATGTCCAACGCATACGTTATCGATGCGGTTCGCACCCCTCGCGGAAAAGGGAAAAAGAGAGGAACTCTCGCCTCCGTCCATCCCCAAGAACTTTCAGCCAGCACATTAAAAGCCATCCAGGAAAGAAACGGCCTTAAACCGGAAGTTGTGGAAGAAGTCGTATTAGGTTGCGTCTCCCAAGTGGACGACCAAGCGGCCTGTATTGCGCGTTATGCTGTCATGGCAGCGCAATGGCCTAATTCGGTTCCCGGTTATACCGTTAACAGATTCTGCGGATCGGGACTACAAGCGGTGAACAATATCGCCAATCACGTCCAATCCGGAGCGATGGCAGTGGGTTTAGGAGGCGGCGTGGAATCCATGAGCCGCGTAAAGATGGGTGCCGACCTAGGAGACAGGGATTTTAATATAGGAAACCCTAATATTCAAAAGCATTATAATCTGGTTCCACAAGGGATCTCCGCGGACCTGATCGCTACGAAATACAATATTTCCAGAGAAGAGGCGGATAAATTCGCCGAATCCTCCCAGCTAAAAGCGGACAAAGCGATCAAAGAAGGTGTCTTCAAGAAATCCATCATCCCGATTAAATTGGAGGATGGAAGCGTAGTGGACACGGACGAGAACCCTCGTATCGAATCCGATTACGCTTTCCTTTCCGGACTGGGCGCCGTCTTCAAAACGGTGGGTGAGAAAGAATTGGATGCGATCGCGCTCAGATCCTATCCCGAAGTGGGAAAGATCAATCATATCCATACCCTGGGTAATTCCTCCGGGATCGTGGACGGTGCCGCGTCCGTTCTAATCGCTAACGACGAAGGAGTCAAAAAATTCGGCCTGAAGCCTAGAGCCAAAATTCTCGCGACCGTTGCGACCGGCGAGGACCCCACCATCATGCTAACGGGTCCCGTCTCCGCATCCAAGAAGGCTCTGCAAGCCGCCGGTCTAAAAGTAGAAGATATCGATCTATGGGAAATCAACGAAGCCTTCGCTTCCGTAGTTCTCTATACCCAAAAAAGTTTGGGAATCCCCATGGAAAAGATCAACGTAAACGGAGGAGCGATCGCGCTCGGTCACCCTCTCGGAGCGAC
- a CDS encoding WG repeat-containing protein: MSNRKYRHTILILFFLILPFGNYNAESLFAVLVERKIGFMDRSGKLVVPPQFDDVTPIMYPFFEGLTRVYKAGKCGYIDEGGKAAIPIEYLECYPFREGLAVVVKGKSESPDCMEYRYLIDRKGNTVFGPSTDFFGAISEGRIPIDRGGIRTCSGPMGTYSSGKFGYLDRSGKEILAPQYDYASHFQGGVATVRKGKYYGVINYDFSEILPFEFDQIGLFNEGLTQIRRKEEWAVADTKGNIRIGFGKFRFIEPFYDGVAQACLAAEISGRECKQVLIDPEGRVLLYLRDLYVHNFSEGLAPAAKSNRSDVWGFIDKEGNWVIPPKFKAAYSFKEGLALVAVYDRKTFKDKFGYIDRSGKFVWQPSN, from the coding sequence GTGTCCAATCGGAAATATCGACATACGATTCTGATTCTCTTTTTCTTAATCCTTCCATTCGGAAATTATAATGCTGAGAGTCTTTTCGCCGTACTCGTGGAAAGAAAGATCGGCTTCATGGATCGGTCCGGCAAGTTGGTTGTCCCTCCTCAATTCGACGACGTAACTCCCATCATGTATCCCTTCTTTGAAGGCTTAACGAGAGTTTACAAGGCCGGGAAATGCGGATATATCGACGAGGGGGGAAAAGCCGCGATTCCAATCGAATATTTGGAATGCTATCCTTTCCGAGAAGGATTAGCGGTCGTAGTGAAGGGAAAATCCGAATCTCCCGATTGCATGGAATACAGATATTTGATAGACCGAAAAGGAAATACCGTATTTGGACCCAGCACGGATTTTTTCGGTGCGATCTCCGAGGGAAGAATCCCCATAGATCGGGGAGGAATCCGGACTTGCTCCGGCCCGATGGGAACTTATTCTTCCGGAAAGTTCGGCTATTTGGATCGCAGCGGAAAGGAAATCTTGGCGCCGCAATACGATTACGCGAGTCATTTCCAAGGCGGTGTCGCGACTGTTCGAAAGGGAAAATATTATGGAGTTATAAATTATGATTTCTCCGAAATACTGCCCTTCGAGTTCGATCAGATAGGATTATTCAACGAAGGCCTAACTCAAATACGGAGAAAAGAAGAATGGGCCGTAGCGGATACTAAGGGGAATATTCGTATCGGTTTCGGAAAATTCCGCTTTATCGAACCTTTCTACGACGGAGTCGCCCAGGCTTGCCTCGCGGCCGAAATTTCCGGCAGAGAATGCAAGCAAGTTCTGATCGATCCTGAGGGTCGGGTCTTGCTTTATTTGCGGGATTTATACGTTCATAATTTTTCGGAAGGCTTAGCTCCTGCAGCGAAGTCGAATCGATCGGATGTCTGGGGCTTTATAGATAAAGAAGGGAATTGGGTGATTCCTCCCAAATTCAAAGCCGCCTATTCCTTTAAGGAAGGACTCGCGCTAGTCGCCGTCTACGATCGCAAGACCTTCAAGGACAAATTCGGTTATATCGATCGCTCGGGAAAATTCGTCTGGCAACCTTCCAATTAA
- a CDS encoding YheT family hydrolase: MDQIRPFSPPLHLRHPFVQTVLASLMRQKAPAHPMDSSSKPVVLEAGKGIRLLGHYSKSPENRALLILIHGWEGSMDSNYIQRTARRFYEKGISIFRLNMRDHGETHHLNAEPFNGSLIDETYEAVRLAAKQFGPKLPVYVGGFSLGGNFTLRIAREHSRKKKAIPNLKHCIAVSPALHPKSATEMMDSKLIIGKYFLDKWRQSLAKKNVHFPDLHPYPDIMKGKSVMEMTDRIVASTSQFKNTDDYFNSYTLGPEDFRGLKVDVTIVTSADDPIIRPDEFKTIPKAPKLHVLIQKYGGHNGFYENLKGDCWYFKVFDSAIFG, from the coding sequence ATGGATCAGATCCGTCCTTTTAGCCCTCCCTTACATCTCAGACATCCTTTCGTCCAAACGGTACTCGCTTCTCTCATGCGCCAAAAGGCTCCCGCTCATCCGATGGACTCTTCCTCCAAACCGGTCGTCTTGGAAGCTGGAAAAGGAATCCGGCTATTAGGACATTATTCCAAGTCTCCGGAAAATCGGGCCCTTCTTATTCTGATCCACGGTTGGGAAGGAAGCATGGATTCCAATTATATCCAAAGGACCGCGAGAAGATTCTACGAGAAAGGGATCTCCATTTTCCGACTGAATATGCGGGACCACGGAGAAACACATCATCTGAATGCGGAACCGTTTAATGGAAGTCTTATAGACGAAACATATGAAGCAGTGAGGCTCGCGGCGAAACAATTCGGCCCGAAACTCCCGGTCTATGTGGGAGGATTTTCCCTGGGAGGAAATTTTACTCTTAGGATCGCTAGAGAACATTCCCGAAAGAAAAAGGCGATCCCTAATCTGAAGCATTGCATCGCGGTCAGTCCCGCTCTGCATCCCAAAAGCGCAACGGAGATGATGGACTCCAAACTGATCATAGGTAAATATTTCTTGGACAAATGGAGACAATCCCTAGCCAAGAAGAATGTTCATTTTCCGGATCTACACCCTTATCCGGACATCATGAAAGGTAAATCAGTGATGGAAATGACCGATAGAATCGTAGCCTCCACCTCCCAGTTTAAGAATACGGACGATTACTTCAATTCCTACACATTAGGCCCCGAAGATTTTCGAGGCCTGAAAGTGGACGTTACCATCGTGACTTCCGCGGACGACCCCATTATTCGTCCTGACGAATTCAAAACGATCCCCAAGGCTCCTAAACTTCACGTTTTGATCCAGAAATACGGAGGTCATAACGGATTTTACGAGAATTTAAAGGGAGATTGTTGGTATTTTAAAGTCTTCGATTCGGCAATTTTCGGATAG
- a CDS encoding hybrid sensor histidine kinase/response regulator, whose translation MISPLPSELISFTKFFEHSRMNGVYLLRLLRDERGILKDWKFEFCNETAARNIGMSLSDVLGRTYGEIRPGALEKNPDLVAFMGSLSKAGSEWRGVMPSTVNGRSYDCSLFSPKDDWIISIAKDLSQEMKEKDVFREAAFQSKEEVYYFEPVFDPDGKIEDFTFGDLNPAGEHHLKMGREEVLGKRLCLYFPYNLSSGLFDLYVYAYTSGESLEKEYTVPEGARAPGTYLVKVAKVHEGLLVSNSNITNLRNVEKEIRVQKELLESTYLASNDGYWDYDFSENKLFLSKRWKTMLGYEEAEISNEPNAWRKLVHPKDLRIALSAFERQRTEGAERFDKVLRFRKKDGEYLFVRSRAMIIFDDSGEPIRMVGTHTDISAAKETELALAKAKEAAEKSYNAKSEFLGMISHEMRTPLFGIAGMANLLSQTDLDELQKDYLKDLISSSNILSRLIDDLLQVVTLDAAKIEIRQEPFGIQNLIDMIRKLAEPRAKEKDLNLEIHLAPNVPEKITGDRTRIEQVLLNLLVNSVKFTDHGTVSLRIDLESPTSIAFTVRDTGIGIEDEARKRIFEAFHQEDLADARKYKGVGLGLYIAQKLVSLMKGEIRLESDPGRGSEFKVILPLHSPVITAPETKKIPQNSVPTFPSGRILVVDDNEINLKILSKHLSRTGVKTDSALSGFEALKILETEENKYDLIFLDLQMPGMDGYSTADAIRALKSSNSKIPIVAVTASSFSETFEKCAEHRIDGFIGKPFEPEQLYKVLSNYI comes from the coding sequence ATGATATCGCCCCTACCCTCCGAACTCATATCCTTCACGAAATTCTTCGAGCATTCTCGGATGAACGGAGTTTACCTTCTCCGTCTATTGCGTGACGAGCGGGGAATATTAAAGGATTGGAAATTCGAATTCTGTAATGAAACCGCCGCCCGCAATATCGGCATGTCCTTATCCGACGTCTTAGGCCGCACTTACGGGGAAATCCGCCCGGGAGCCTTGGAGAAAAATCCCGACTTGGTCGCTTTCATGGGATCCTTAAGCAAGGCAGGTTCCGAGTGGAGAGGAGTGATGCCTTCCACCGTAAACGGAAGATCCTACGATTGCAGCTTATTTTCCCCCAAAGACGATTGGATCATATCCATCGCCAAAGATCTTTCCCAGGAGATGAAAGAAAAGGACGTATTCAGAGAAGCGGCCTTCCAAAGTAAAGAGGAAGTATACTATTTCGAACCGGTGTTCGATCCCGACGGCAAGATAGAGGATTTTACTTTCGGAGACCTGAATCCCGCCGGCGAACACCATCTCAAAATGGGAAGAGAGGAAGTGCTGGGTAAAAGGCTTTGTCTTTACTTCCCGTATAATCTTTCTTCGGGTCTATTCGACCTTTACGTGTACGCATATACTAGTGGAGAAAGTTTAGAAAAAGAATATACCGTTCCGGAAGGTGCGAGAGCTCCGGGGACCTACTTAGTCAAAGTGGCGAAAGTCCACGAAGGACTTTTAGTCAGCAATTCGAATATTACGAATTTAAGAAACGTGGAAAAAGAGATCCGGGTCCAAAAAGAACTATTGGAATCCACCTATCTCGCCTCCAACGACGGTTATTGGGATTACGATTTTTCGGAGAATAAGCTATTTCTCTCCAAACGCTGGAAGACCATGTTGGGTTACGAAGAAGCGGAAATCTCGAACGAGCCTAACGCTTGGAGAAAACTTGTCCACCCTAAGGACCTTAGGATAGCGCTCTCGGCCTTCGAAAGGCAAAGAACGGAAGGTGCCGAACGTTTCGATAAGGTGCTTAGATTCAGAAAGAAAGACGGAGAGTATTTATTCGTAAGGTCCCGTGCTATGATCATTTTCGACGATTCCGGAGAACCGATCCGGATGGTAGGAACTCATACCGATATCTCCGCGGCCAAGGAAACCGAATTGGCCCTGGCAAAAGCGAAGGAGGCCGCGGAGAAGTCGTACAATGCAAAATCGGAATTTTTGGGTATGATCTCCCACGAGATGAGGACCCCTCTTTTCGGAATCGCAGGAATGGCCAATCTACTCTCCCAAACGGACTTGGACGAATTACAAAAAGATTATCTTAAGGATCTGATCTCTTCCTCCAATATCCTTTCCCGTTTGATCGACGATCTTTTACAAGTGGTGACTTTGGACGCCGCAAAGATAGAGATACGACAAGAGCCTTTCGGAATCCAGAATTTGATAGATATGATCCGCAAACTCGCCGAACCTAGGGCCAAGGAAAAGGATCTGAATCTGGAGATCCACCTAGCCCCGAACGTTCCGGAAAAAATAACCGGGGATAGAACTAGGATCGAGCAGGTACTTCTGAATCTACTCGTAAATTCCGTGAAATTTACGGACCATGGCACAGTTTCCCTTCGTATCGACTTGGAATCGCCGACCTCGATCGCGTTTACGGTTCGTGATACAGGAATCGGAATCGAAGATGAGGCTCGCAAACGGATTTTCGAAGCCTTTCACCAGGAAGATTTAGCGGACGCGAGAAAATACAAGGGAGTGGGACTGGGTCTTTATATTGCCCAAAAACTGGTCTCCTTGATGAAAGGAGAAATTCGATTGGAATCCGATCCGGGTCGAGGATCCGAATTCAAAGTTATCCTCCCATTGCATTCTCCCGTTATAACGGCCCCGGAAACCAAGAAGATTCCGCAAAACTCCGTCCCCACTTTCCCCTCCGGAAGGATATTGGTCGTAGACGATAACGAGATCAATCTCAAGATACTCTCCAAACATCTAAGTCGCACGGGAGTCAAAACGGACTCCGCACTCAGCGGATTCGAGGCGCTGAAGATCCTGGAAACGGAGGAGAACAAATACGATTTGATTTTCCTGGATTTGCAAATGCCCGGGATGGACGGCTACAGCACCGCCGACGCTATTCGTGCATTAAAATCTTCTAATTCGAAAATTCCGATCGTAGCGGTGACCGCAAGTTCCTTCTCCGAAACCTTCGAAAAATGTGCCGAGCACAGGATAGACGGTTTTATCGGCAAACCATTCGAGCCGGAACAATTATACAAGGTTCTAAGCAACTATATCTGA